The Fortiea contorta PCC 7126 genome has a segment encoding these proteins:
- a CDS encoding AAA-like domain-containing protein, whose protein sequence is MTIDEVVLLLKASQGNGLTTLQEMVLRASWEGKTYTSIALAAHYGEERVRKVASHLWQLLSDVWREPINKFNFRQTLESRRLSKAQQQLIQEFNRAATAISLEFPSGPVSLNSKFYIPRSPIEENVYAEIAEPGSVICIRASKKMGKSSLVLRLLTHGAQKGWRTVNLDFQQADKAIFSNLDKFLRWLCANISRELQLEPKLNDYWNEEMGSKVSCCVYFQKYLLCAADTPLVLVLNEVDWVFEYPEIAEEFLPLVRSWYEQAKSLEIWQKLRLVLVYSTEIIVPLKLSQFPFNVGLTIQLPDFSKQQVQDLAQRHGLDWTDGKDAENLMAMVGGHPYLVRLALYHLVGKSGLETNLRQLLQQAPTATGIYHEYLSQYILTLRQEPELSEAFFEVVNSSTPVKLPPVLAYKLKNMGLVNLEGDRCTPMCELYRLYFRQQFNMSDDLNHVRMAQLEKENQQLRVLSSLDELTQLPNYRYFQAYLQAQWQKAIQQREGSPLSLILCDIDYFKIYNKIYGTSSGDQCLQRIAQTIQNFVKCQLQTAKLTYASSNKNNSSHNIWETAPMIHLCDDSSVLVARYGGEEFAILCQADSDTSMDIAEKIRTQIKDLAITCDYPGIGGLPATVLTVSLGVASCIPDAAVEPNMLTDAAQQALGQAKRQGRDRAVLAQMISYPT, encoded by the coding sequence ATGACAATAGATGAAGTCGTATTGCTATTAAAAGCTAGTCAGGGTAATGGTTTGACGACGCTCCAAGAGATGGTGTTGCGCGCATCGTGGGAAGGTAAAACTTATACAAGTATAGCATTGGCAGCCCACTACGGAGAGGAGCGGGTGCGGAAAGTTGCTTCTCATTTATGGCAATTGTTGAGCGATGTTTGGCGAGAACCAATTAATAAATTTAACTTTCGCCAAACTCTAGAATCTCGGCGGTTGAGTAAAGCGCAGCAGCAGCTAATTCAAGAATTCAACCGCGCAGCTACGGCTATTAGCTTAGAATTTCCTAGTGGGCCTGTATCTCTTAATTCCAAATTTTACATTCCGCGATCGCCAATTGAGGAAAATGTCTATGCAGAAATAGCAGAACCAGGGAGTGTCATCTGTATTCGAGCTAGTAAAAAGATGGGTAAAAGCTCTTTGGTGTTACGTCTGCTGACCCATGGGGCGCAAAAAGGCTGGCGCACAGTCAATTTAGACTTTCAACAAGCCGATAAAGCCATATTTAGCAATTTAGATAAATTTTTGCGCTGGTTATGTGCTAATATTTCCCGTGAGTTGCAGCTAGAACCAAAACTCAATGATTACTGGAACGAAGAAATGGGTAGCAAGGTCAGCTGCTGTGTCTATTTCCAGAAATATTTGCTCTGTGCAGCAGACACTCCCTTGGTGTTGGTATTAAACGAAGTGGATTGGGTGTTTGAATATCCAGAAATTGCTGAAGAATTTCTTCCCCTAGTGCGCTCGTGGTATGAACAAGCTAAAAGCCTGGAGATTTGGCAAAAACTCCGCCTAGTTCTGGTTTACTCTACAGAAATTATCGTACCCTTGAAACTGTCTCAATTTCCGTTTAATGTAGGCTTGACAATCCAGTTACCAGATTTTAGCAAACAACAGGTACAGGATTTAGCCCAGCGTCACGGGCTAGATTGGACAGATGGCAAAGATGCTGAAAATTTAATGGCTATGGTGGGGGGACATCCTTATCTAGTCAGACTGGCACTATACCATCTTGTGGGTAAGAGCGGTTTGGAAACGAATTTACGGCAATTATTGCAACAAGCACCGACCGCCACGGGCATTTATCATGAATATTTAAGCCAATATATATTAACGCTTAGACAGGAACCAGAATTAAGCGAGGCTTTTTTTGAAGTGGTAAATTCCTCCACACCAGTGAAATTACCGCCCGTACTAGCTTATAAATTAAAGAATATGGGGTTAGTTAACCTAGAGGGCGATCGCTGTACTCCCATGTGTGAATTATATCGTTTATACTTTCGACAACAATTCAACATGAGCGACGATTTAAATCATGTGCGGATGGCACAGCTAGAAAAAGAAAATCAACAGTTGCGTGTGCTCTCTAGTTTAGACGAATTAACTCAGTTGCCCAACTACCGCTATTTTCAGGCTTATTTACAAGCCCAATGGCAAAAAGCTATTCAACAGCGGGAAGGTTCCCCTTTATCTTTAATTTTATGCGATATTGACTACTTCAAAATTTATAATAAAATCTACGGCACTAGCAGCGGTGATCAATGTCTGCAAAGAATCGCTCAGACCATCCAAAACTTTGTAAAATGTCAGCTACAGACTGCCAAGCTTACCTACGCCAGTAGCAATAAGAATAACTCATCGCATAATATTTGGGAAACTGCACCGATGATACATCTTTGTGATGATAGCTCAGTGCTCGTAGCTCGTTATGGTGGTGAGGAATTTGCTATTCTTTGCCAAGCTGATAGTGACACATCTATGGACATTGCGGAAAAAATTCGCACCCAAATCAAAGATCTAGCCATTACCTGCGATTATCCAGGTATTGGTGGACTCCCCGCAACGGTCCTCACCGTCAGCTTAGGCGTTGCTAGTTGCATTCCGGATGCAGCAGTGGAGCCTAATATGTTAACGGATGCTGCACAGCAAGCTCTGGGTCAAGCTAAAAGACAGGGACGCGATCGCGCTGTTTTAGCTCAAATGATTTCTTACCCTACCTAG
- a CDS encoding ABC transporter ATP-binding protein, protein MLYLRNLTYHPTSCPTAILKSINLELAPQQLGLIIGPSGSGKSTLLEILSGLAEPTSGGVFWREQPLIAEQLQQLAGIVFQFPERHFCGGTILEELRLGHPEISSERVRNALSEVGLEHLSLSAAPCALSGGQQRRLALAVQLIRQPNLLLLDEPTAGLDWSMRRQLVNLLAKLKQDWTLLIVTHDAGDLLAIADGCWTLNHGELAAIDPGTLSAKVKEPLPIV, encoded by the coding sequence ATGCTCTATCTCAGAAACCTCACTTATCACCCCACATCTTGTCCCACAGCGATCCTCAAATCAATTAACTTAGAATTAGCGCCCCAACAGCTAGGTTTAATTATCGGCCCCAGCGGTTCTGGCAAAAGTACATTGTTAGAGATTCTCTCAGGACTAGCCGAACCTACCTCTGGTGGCGTTTTCTGGCGTGAACAACCACTGATTGCTGAACAGTTACAACAATTAGCCGGGATTGTGTTTCAGTTTCCAGAGCGGCACTTTTGCGGTGGTACGATTTTAGAAGAATTGCGTTTGGGACATCCAGAAATCAGTTCAGAACGAGTCAGAAATGCACTCAGCGAAGTGGGGTTAGAGCATTTATCACTTTCCGCTGCTCCCTGTGCTTTAAGCGGCGGTCAACAGAGGCGTTTAGCTTTAGCAGTACAATTAATTCGCCAACCCAATTTGTTGCTTTTGGATGAACCGACAGCCGGTTTAGACTGGTCAATGCGCCGGCAATTAGTCAATTTATTAGCCAAACTCAAACAAGATTGGACGCTATTAATTGTGACACACGATGCAGGAGATTTGTTAGCGATCGCCGATGGTTGTTGGACACTCAACCACGGAGAACTAGCAGCCATCGACCCAGGAACACTGAGCGCTAAAGTCAAAGAACCGCTACCAATTGTTTAA
- a CDS encoding Sll0314/Alr1548 family TPR repeat-containing protein translates to MTKLFFRANAILAQVTLVGAIAFNLFTSPSLAGDPFRSSEPRKIGDKTEAAFRAIFQQGNYPQAESYLKQALSSEPNEPLAYAMRASLAYTNRDIAALDTYSKKTLETGQKLISSDPLRGNLYTAIGNFLEGAVIITREGANGAPKALGKLRQVYEYLDKAEAISANDPELNLLKGYMDLLLAVNLPFSSPDQAIDKLEKNAAPRYLADRGIALAYRDLKKYSQALDYANRALKATADNPELYYLKAQILQELGKKEKNPQLIKEAIANFDQALTKKSQLPADLVKQIENERNRAASSLNNPG, encoded by the coding sequence ATGACTAAACTTTTTTTCAGAGCAAACGCAATCTTGGCTCAGGTGACTTTGGTAGGGGCGATCGCATTTAATTTGTTTACTAGCCCCTCCCTAGCTGGCGATCCTTTCCGCAGCAGCGAACCTCGTAAAATTGGCGACAAAACAGAGGCTGCTTTTAGGGCGATTTTCCAACAAGGTAACTATCCACAGGCAGAAAGTTACTTAAAACAAGCATTATCCAGTGAGCCAAATGAACCTCTAGCCTACGCTATGCGTGCCTCCCTAGCCTACACTAATCGAGACATAGCCGCCCTAGACACATACAGCAAAAAAACTCTAGAAACCGGACAAAAATTAATTTCTAGTGACCCATTACGCGGTAATCTATACACTGCTATTGGTAATTTTTTAGAAGGAGCGGTGATTATCACTCGTGAGGGTGCAAATGGCGCGCCTAAAGCTTTAGGTAAGTTGCGCCAAGTTTATGAATATTTAGATAAAGCTGAGGCGATTTCGGCTAATGATCCAGAACTGAACTTGCTTAAGGGCTATATGGATTTGTTGTTAGCTGTTAATCTTCCTTTTTCTAGCCCAGATCAGGCTATTGATAAGTTAGAAAAAAATGCAGCTCCCCGGTATTTGGCTGATCGTGGTATCGCTCTTGCATATCGAGATTTAAAAAAATACTCCCAAGCTTTAGATTACGCTAACCGCGCTCTCAAAGCGACTGCTGATAACCCAGAGTTATATTATCTCAAAGCCCAAATCTTGCAAGAACTGGGTAAAAAAGAGAAAAACCCACAGTTAATTAAGGAAGCGATCGCTAATTTTGATCAAGCTCTGACTAAAAAATCCCAGCTACCAGCCGATTTAGTCAAGCAAATTGAAAACGAACGCAATCGCGCTGCTAGTAGCTTGAATAATCCTGGGTAA
- a CDS encoding DUF3531 family protein, translated as MNIQFREINPFDVWIWLKFSTIPSEREKQYVEEVFNSWFYLGKLGAFNAENLQVQDTGLDISYLNYDPQGYDKSLLALMHNMGEFEYEGDWGRCWFDLGTSDAIALDILINGLTQLSEEYVTIEELYIGGENADWPIEDSDNHAASLYDN; from the coding sequence ATGAACATTCAGTTTCGGGAAATTAATCCTTTTGATGTGTGGATTTGGCTGAAGTTCAGCACTATTCCTTCTGAACGGGAAAAGCAATATGTAGAAGAGGTTTTCAATTCCTGGTTTTATCTGGGTAAATTGGGTGCATTTAATGCCGAAAATTTACAGGTACAGGACACAGGATTGGATATTAGCTATTTGAATTATGACCCGCAAGGATATGACAAAAGTCTGCTGGCTTTGATGCACAATATGGGTGAATTTGAATATGAAGGCGACTGGGGACGGTGTTGGTTTGATTTGGGAACGAGTGATGCGATCGCTCTAGATATTTTAATTAATGGACTGACTCAGCTAAGTGAAGAATATGTCACCATTGAGGAGTTATATATCGGTGGTGAAAATGCAGATTGGCCTATCGAAGATAGCGACAATCACGCGGCTTCTTTATACGACAATTAA
- a CDS encoding NUDIX hydrolase: MNNPGEIRVIVLGLIRDGDCSANAKSERIFVSEGYDPVKQETFYRALGGGVDFGETSLVALQREFQEEIQADLTNIHYLGCIENLFTFNGRQGHEIIQLYSCDFVDPKFYQLESLTFSESPTHKHRALWIDISRFQSGELRLVPEVFFNYL, translated from the coding sequence ATGAACAATCCAGGTGAAATTCGGGTCATAGTTTTGGGGCTAATTCGTGATGGCGATTGCTCCGCCAACGCTAAGAGCGAACGCATCTTTGTTTCTGAAGGATATGACCCTGTTAAACAAGAAACATTTTATCGCGCTTTGGGTGGTGGAGTTGATTTTGGTGAAACTAGTCTTGTGGCTTTGCAACGGGAATTTCAAGAAGAAATTCAAGCCGATTTAACGAATATTCACTATCTGGGTTGTATCGAAAACTTGTTTACATTTAATGGTAGACAGGGACACGAAATTATTCAACTTTATAGCTGTGACTTTGTTGATCCTAAATTTTATCAACTGGAAAGTTTAACGTTTTCAGAATCGCCTACTCACAAACATCGAGCGTTATGGATTGATATTAGTCGGTTTCAATCAGGCGAACTCAGGTTAGTTCCAGAGGTATTTTTTAATTATTTATAA
- a CDS encoding DUF3370 domain-containing protein has protein sequence MSLNQFTNKIITPLCLFLLGLAISQNLGYTNFQAIGDSNNSTVVAQTSPKSSPQEIIQPGEIRALPGKLDTIPVFNSNSPEWIKTEGILLSTFPPDGKKTTAAHLNFPFQGRFDIFAHHYTHTPKDLQTLYLGVIVHNPGKKSVTVDVLQGASYLMQDAPFVTLAPYIDNNDNKAFSGPGDRAVSDVIRGIRQVDIPAQLLIPPGQSRLLLNHPIPVKNLEKPVNGRSSLLRLRSSGKVYTASLAMFARKNADGGERAPTLAEWQALLNNGNFAGPRDKIPTPPNATSGALIYGRVAGVSQGSQWQAKLVDDANTKVLTIPQPGQGISYALNTLKGGRLGSGQIQTAKMLVRYPDTAYEAHGNYGVEYNLSLPLSNNTKRSQKVAITLETPLKEDKLSQSNLRFRKPSLDFPFFRGTVRLRYVDEQGQNKTRYVHLWHRTGQVLEPLLQVVLPPSTKHMVQVDLIYPPDSTPPQVLTIRTL, from the coding sequence ATGTCGCTGAATCAATTTACCAACAAAATAATTACACCTTTATGTCTATTTCTATTGGGACTAGCGATTTCTCAAAATTTGGGATATACAAATTTTCAAGCAATTGGTGATAGCAATAATTCTACAGTTGTTGCTCAAACTTCGCCTAAATCAAGTCCTCAAGAAATTATTCAACCTGGAGAAATCAGAGCTTTACCTGGAAAGCTAGATACCATACCTGTTTTTAATAGTAATAGTCCAGAATGGATTAAAACTGAAGGCATTTTGCTTTCTACCTTTCCTCCTGATGGTAAAAAAACTACAGCAGCGCATCTCAATTTTCCCTTTCAGGGACGCTTTGATATATTTGCTCATCACTACACCCATACTCCTAAAGATTTACAAACACTTTATTTGGGTGTAATTGTGCATAATCCAGGGAAAAAATCTGTGACAGTGGATGTGTTACAAGGGGCGAGTTATTTAATGCAAGATGCGCCTTTTGTGACTCTAGCGCCGTACATTGATAATAATGATAATAAAGCTTTTTCTGGCCCTGGCGATCGCGCGGTGAGTGATGTTATTCGAGGTATTCGCCAAGTCGATATCCCCGCACAGTTGCTCATTCCTCCAGGACAAAGCCGATTACTATTGAATCATCCTATACCAGTCAAAAATCTCGAAAAGCCTGTAAATGGTCGTTCTAGCTTGCTGCGGCTGCGTAGTAGTGGCAAAGTTTATACAGCGAGTTTAGCAATGTTTGCTCGGAAAAATGCTGATGGTGGGGAGCGGGCTCCTACTCTTGCAGAATGGCAAGCTTTACTGAATAATGGTAACTTTGCTGGGCCGAGAGATAAGATTCCTACCCCTCCCAATGCGACCAGTGGAGCGTTGATTTATGGTCGCGTAGCTGGTGTATCTCAGGGTTCCCAATGGCAAGCAAAGCTGGTGGATGATGCTAATACTAAAGTTCTCACGATTCCCCAGCCCGGTCAAGGAATTTCCTATGCTTTGAATACCCTCAAAGGTGGGCGCTTGGGTAGCGGACAAATCCAAACGGCTAAGATGCTGGTACGCTATCCGGATACAGCCTACGAAGCGCATGGTAATTATGGAGTGGAATATAATCTCAGCTTACCCTTAAGTAACAATACCAAGCGATCGCAAAAAGTTGCTATTACCCTAGAGACACCTTTGAAGGAAGACAAGTTATCTCAAAGTAATCTGCGCTTCCGTAAGCCATCGCTAGATTTTCCCTTTTTCCGTGGTACAGTGCGGCTGCGCTATGTCGATGAGCAAGGACAAAACAAGACGCGCTATGTGCATTTGTGGCACAGAACAGGTCAAGTTTTAGAACCATTGTTGCAGGTGGTGCTACCGCCTTCCACTAAACACATGGTGCAGGTAGATTTAATTTATCCCCCCGATTCCACACCACCGCAAGTGTTGACCATCAGGACGTTGTAA
- a CDS encoding DUF4090 family protein, translating to MTVESNQVDSTTTGADAIDLAIAQGIDFDGSPIPAAKLELYTKVMALEANRQRSGVSNTMRSRIVRIGAKHIPQAELDQLLTDAGFAPLKEKEIAFFYSGK from the coding sequence ATGACTGTTGAAAGTAATCAAGTAGATTCCACGACCACGGGTGCTGATGCGATTGATCTAGCGATCGCCCAGGGAATTGATTTCGACGGTTCCCCGATTCCGGCTGCCAAACTAGAACTATACACTAAAGTCATGGCGCTAGAGGCAAATAGACAGCGTAGCGGTGTCTCCAACACGATGCGATCGCGCATTGTCCGCATTGGTGCTAAACACATTCCCCAAGCAGAACTTGACCAACTGCTGACAGACGCTGGGTTTGCTCCTCTCAAAGAGAAAGAGATTGCCTTTTTTTACAGCGGTAAGTAG
- a CDS encoding protochlorophyllide reductase, translating into MAEQHKSTVVITGASSGVGLQAARALAQRGNWHVVMACRNLEKAENAAQSVGIPKDSYTIMHLDLASLDSVRQFVKNFRESGKSLDALVCNAAIYTPLLKEPLRSPEGYELSVATNHLGHFLLCNLLLEDLRNSSASEPRLVILGTVTHNPKELGGKIPPRPDLGDLQGLEEGFKAPHSMIDGKKFEPVKAYKDSKVCNVLTMKELHRRYHESHGITFSSLYPGCVATTALFRDHYPLFQKLFPLFQRYITGGFVSEEESGNRVAEVVADPEYNQSGVYWSWGNRQKKNGKSFIKEVSPEASNDDKAKRLWELSQKLVALA; encoded by the coding sequence ATGGCAGAACAACACAAATCAACAGTTGTGATTACGGGTGCATCTTCGGGAGTCGGTTTGCAAGCGGCCAGAGCGCTAGCCCAGAGGGGAAATTGGCATGTAGTCATGGCTTGTCGCAATTTAGAGAAAGCCGAAAATGCTGCCCAATCTGTGGGAATACCTAAAGACAGCTACACAATCATGCACCTGGATTTAGCCTCTCTAGATAGTGTGCGACAGTTTGTGAAAAATTTTCGAGAAAGTGGTAAATCACTAGACGCCTTGGTGTGTAACGCCGCTATCTACACGCCTTTATTAAAAGAACCATTACGCAGCCCAGAAGGGTATGAATTAAGTGTAGCGACTAATCACCTCGGACACTTTCTCTTGTGCAACCTGCTTTTAGAGGATTTGCGGAACTCATCAGCTTCCGAACCCAGGTTAGTGATTTTAGGAACCGTCACCCACAACCCCAAAGAGTTAGGCGGAAAAATTCCCCCGCGCCCAGATTTAGGCGATCTTCAAGGTTTAGAGGAGGGATTTAAAGCACCCCACTCGATGATTGACGGCAAAAAATTTGAACCTGTCAAAGCATATAAAGACAGTAAAGTCTGCAATGTGCTGACCATGAAAGAACTGCATCGCCGTTATCATGAGTCTCACGGTATCACCTTTAGTTCACTTTACCCCGGATGTGTTGCCACCACAGCATTATTTAGAGATCACTATCCTTTATTTCAGAAACTTTTTCCCCTCTTCCAAAGATATATCACTGGTGGGTTTGTGTCGGAAGAAGAATCAGGAAACCGAGTTGCAGAGGTAGTTGCAGATCCCGAATACAATCAATCCGGTGTTTATTGGAGTTGGGGAAATAGACAAAAGAAAAATGGTAAGTCGTTTATTAAAGAGGTTTCACCAGAAGCCAGCAACGACGACAAAGCTAAACGCCTGTGGGAGTTGAGCCAGAAGCTAGTTGCATTGGCGTAA